A single window of Nicotiana sylvestris chromosome 3, ASM39365v2, whole genome shotgun sequence DNA harbors:
- the LOC138888648 gene encoding uncharacterized protein, which yields MHGDDGLGFRKENEDVSATGVGAPPINPREVPNVEPVDVSSHIALNADLGADPGSVRRKVKSGGQGTQGNTRPIELVSEGSNGNGLGTDPTIMRMLEELTKRIESGEKNIEDNDKKVETYNSRVDKISGAPPILEGLDSKKFVQRLFPPSTAPKPIPTKFRMPEIPKYNGMTDPNEYVTLYTCAVKGNDLEDDEIEFVLLKKFGETLSKGALIWYHNLPPNSIDSFSMLRDSFVKAHARAIKIATRKSDLFKIRKKDKEMLMKFVSRFQAERMDLPLITDDWAIQAFTQGLNTWSSIASHQLKQSLLEYPAVTWADVHNRYQSKITVEEDELGTPSGSVYPSKPMGQIKWDVAREPRSNRYRYQPYNANRRSSGSGQSFARNKRRNNQGQNSRGFDVEEDHVTYPTSE from the exons ATGCATGGCGATGACGGTCTTGGATTTCGTAAGGAAAATGAAGATGTATCTGCTACGGGAGTCGGTGCACCACCGATTAATCCTAGAGAAGTTCCAAATGTGGAACCAGTCGATGTTAGTTCACATATTGCTTTAAATGCAGATTTAGGCGCAGACCCCGGGAGTGTACGCAGGAAAGTCAAATCTGGTGGCCAAGGAACACAGG GAAACACTCGACCTATTGAGCTGGTGTCGGAGGGATCAAACGGTAATGGCTTggggactgaccccacaattatgaggatgctcgaggaactcaccAAGAGAATCGAGTCCGGGGAGAAGAATATTGAGGATAATGACAAAAaagtggagacttataactcccgtGTTGATAAAATATCGGGGGCACCCCCGATCTTAGAAGGACTAGATTCTAAAAAGTTCGTGCAAAGACTCTTCCCCCCTAGTACGGCTCCGAAGCCAATCCCCACAAAGTTCCGTATGCCCGAGATTCCCAAGTATAACGGGATGACCGATCCGAATGAATACGTCACCTTGTATACATGCGCCGTCAAAGGAAacgacttggaagatgacgagaTTGAATTTGTACtgctgaagaagttcggggagaCTCTGTCTAAGGGTGCcttgatatggtatcataacttaccccctaattctattgattcgtttTCTATGCTTAGAGATTCTTTTGTAAAAGCACACGCCAGAGCCATTAAAATTGCAACGAGgaagtcggaccttttcaagATAAGGAAGAAAGATAAAGAGATGCTCATGAAATTCGTATCTCGGTTCCAAGCAGAGAGAATGGATTTGCCTCTGATCACCGATGACTGGGCtattcaagctttcactcaaggtcttaACACTTGGAGTTCTATAGCTTCACATCAGTTGAAGCAAAGTTTACTCGAGTACCCGGCTGTCACTTGGGCAGACGTACATAatcggtaccagtcaaagattaCAGTCGAAGAGGATGAACTAGGGACTCCTTCGGGGTCCGTTTATCCTAGCAAGCCCATGGGTCAGATCAAATGGGACGTGGCTCGAGAGCCAAGGTCGAATAGATATCGTTATCAACCGTATAACGCAAACCGTAGAAGCAGCGGGTCTGGGCAAAGCTTTGCACGAAATAAGAGGAGAAATAATCAAGGCCAAAATTCACGGGGGTTTGATGTCGAGGAAGATCATGTTACATATCCAACATCAGAATAA